The segment TGACAAATCTTATTTATTTTAGGTTATGGAAGAAAAAGGCTATCTTTTTTTTCCATCTTGCAATTTTGATTATTCTATTAGGTTATGGAGTTACTCGGTTTTCAAGCGTGGAAGGTTTTCTTCATCTTAGGGAAGGAGAGGGGGGAAATGAGTTTTTCTCTCCCCATCCTTATTTGTGGATTAAGGTGAGTGATGATAATTTTTCTATGAATAAAGAATGTCCGATTTATGATATTTTGGGGGAAGGATGGGAAAGAAAAATCGATGCTGGGGATTATCCTATTTATCTTAAGATTGAAAATTATATCCCAAATGCAAGAAAGGCAATTGTGGAAGATTCTACCGGAGAACCTCTCTTAGAAATTGTTGTTTTTACTCCTCATTTTTCTACTTCTTGGATTTTAGAGAAAGGAGAAAAGGATTCTTTATTTGGCATTAATTTTGGTTTTGAAGCTCAGTTTAAAGGAAAAGATCCTTTTATTAATTTTGAAGAAAAAAAAGAAAGAATATGTTTTTTCGCAAATCGCCCTATTAAAATGGAAGATAAAGCTGGGCAGAGATATAATCCTTTTATTTATGTGGAACTGGAAAGTTTAAAAATTTATACAATTGATACAGTTTCTTTTATGTTAACCAAATATCAGCCAAAAGGAAGAATTAAAGCCATTCCTATGGAAATCTTTGAAGAAAATTTAAAACGCATTGAGGCAATTAATGTGATTGTAAAAAAGGGAATTTTCCATAGCTCATTTTCATTATTCTTGGAAGATAAAGACAAGTCTAACTCAAAAGTATTTGATTTTAATGGACTTAAGATGAATTTGAAATTTGGGCAGAAATCATTTTTTTTGCCTTTTACATTACGTTTGGTAGATTTTAAAATCAAGCGATACGAAGGTAGAGAGGAGCCATCTCAGTTTCAAAGCGAGCTGGTAATAGAGGAGCCTTATCTTAAAAAAGGGAAGTATTATTCAATTTGGTTGAATCATCCGCTTTTTTATAGGGGCTATCATGTATATCAACACTCTTTTGATAAGGATGAGAAAGGCTCTACTTTTTTTGTTGTAAAAGATCCTGGAACTCCTATTGCATATTTCGGCTTTTTCCTACTTATTGTAACAATGATTTTTATAGCTTTTAGCCCTAAAGGAAGAATTAGGGAACTTAAAAGAGGACTTGAGAACTCTTTTTTATCCTTTTTATTTCTTAATTTTTGTTTTAATCTTTCTTCCTGGAATGTAAAAATTGAGAATTTTTATTATCGTATTAATATTTTTGAAAAATTAGGGGAGTATTTTTTAGTTATTATAGGACTTTTTCTGTTAATGAATTTGTTTTTAAGGATTTTAAAGGTTCGCTTTAAAAAAACATTTTCTTTTGTAGATAAATTTCTTAATTTTGGAATATTTGTTGGATTTTTGGGATTAAGTTTTGGTTT is part of the candidate division WOR-3 bacterium genome and harbors:
- the ccsA gene encoding cytochrome c biogenesis protein CcsA, yielding MIIKKFLRIFISPKTSFLLVFFLILSVIIGTLIDRNYGKSTAEVLVYNSKWFTILWSFFAITLLTNLIYFRLWKKKAIFFFHLAILIILLGYGVTRFSSVEGFLHLREGEGGNEFFSPHPYLWIKVSDDNFSMNKECPIYDILGEGWERKIDAGDYPIYLKIENYIPNARKAIVEDSTGEPLLEIVVFTPHFSTSWILEKGEKDSLFGINFGFEAQFKGKDPFINFEEKKERICFFANRPIKMEDKAGQRYNPFIYVELESLKIYTIDTVSFMLTKYQPKGRIKAIPMEIFEENLKRIEAINVIVKKGIFHSSFSLFLEDKDKSNSKVFDFNGLKMNLKFGQKSFFLPFTLRLVDFKIKRYEGREEPSQFQSELVIEEPYLKKGKYYSIWLNHPLFYRGYHVYQHSFDKDEKGSTFFVVKDPGTPIAYFGFFLLIVTMIFIAFSPKGRIRELKRGLENSFLSFLFLNFCFNLSSWNVKIENFYYRINIFEKLGEYFLVIIGLFLLMNLFLRILKVRFKKTFSFVDKFLNFGIFVGFLGLSFGLAIRWFLSGYPPLSNKYETMIFVSWAILLAGILLSFNSRLPILFGGTFSGVLLILAHLSSSYKINPLSPILKSKWLIFHVGIAITSYGFFFIGTGMAIFTLLVLGLSISKRENQLLFKTLKWSKIIEQALWIGLFLIILGTIFGAIWANESWGKYWDWDPKEAWTLVVILSYTLLLHLRVIFPSNWRYWLIVSSILCFGNLLMTYFGVNLFYSGKHSYINGGFTKFPIGIILFLGIWFLLSILAYRNKDILNPEGKSRF